Proteins encoded within one genomic window of Lysinibacillus sphaericus:
- a CDS encoding ABC transporter ATP-binding protein — MAVLIGRKVKKVYGKKSTAQEVLKGIDLEVNEGEFVGIMGPSGSGKTTLLNVLCSIDFATEGVIEINGQSLRGMKEKALANFRREQLGFIFQDYNLLDTLTVKENILLPLAISKLPKAVAESRVKELTYLLGIGDILNKYPNEISGGQKQRTSAARALITNPSMVFADEPTGALDSKSATALLKNLQSINETKKATIMMVTHDAVAASFCTRVLFLKDGLIYSELYKGDKTRQAFFQEIMHTQSVLGGDGYES; from the coding sequence GTGGCAGTTTTAATTGGACGTAAAGTAAAAAAAGTATATGGTAAAAAATCGACGGCACAAGAGGTGTTGAAAGGTATAGATTTAGAAGTGAATGAAGGAGAGTTTGTTGGCATTATGGGTCCGTCAGGCTCAGGGAAGACGACATTATTAAATGTGTTGTGTTCGATTGATTTTGCAACGGAAGGTGTCATTGAAATAAATGGACAAAGCTTACGAGGGATGAAAGAAAAAGCTTTAGCTAATTTCCGTCGCGAACAGCTTGGGTTCATATTCCAAGATTATAATTTATTGGACACTTTGACAGTGAAGGAAAACATCTTGCTGCCATTAGCGATTAGCAAGTTACCGAAAGCTGTAGCAGAAAGTCGTGTCAAAGAGCTTACTTATTTACTTGGTATTGGAGATATATTAAATAAATACCCAAATGAAATTTCTGGCGGTCAAAAGCAACGTACATCGGCTGCGCGTGCATTAATTACAAATCCATCAATGGTCTTTGCGGATGAACCTACAGGTGCACTGGATTCGAAATCAGCAACAGCTCTGTTGAAGAATTTGCAAAGTATTAATGAAACCAAGAAAGCGACAATTATGATGGTAACGCATGATGCAGTGGCAGCGAGTTTCTGTACACGTGTTTTGTTTTTAAAAGATGGGCTGATTTACAGTGAACTATACAAAGGTGATAAAACAAGACAGGCATTTTTCCAAGAAATCATGCATACGCAAAGTGTGCTAGGCGGTGACGGTTATGAGTCTTAG